In Peromyscus eremicus chromosome 15, PerEre_H2_v1, whole genome shotgun sequence, a genomic segment contains:
- the Vangl2 gene encoding vang-like protein 2: MDTESQYSGYSYKSGHSRSSRKHRDRRDRHRSKSRDGSRGDKSVTIQAPGEPLLDNESTRGDERDDNWGETTTVVTGTSEHSISHDDLTRIAKDMEDSVPLDCSRHLGVAAGATLALLSFLTPLAFLLLPPLLWREELEPCGTACEGLFISVAFKLLILLLGSWALFFRRPKASLPRVFVLRALLMVLVFLLVISYWLFYGVRILDARERSYQGVVQFAVSLVDALLFVHYLAVVLLELRQLQPQFTLKVVRSTDGASRFYNVGHLSIQRVAVWILEKYYHDFPVYNPALLNLPKSVLAKKVSGFKVYSLGEENSTNNSTGQSRAVIAAAARRRDNSHNEYYYEEAEHERRVRKRRARLVVAVEEAFTHIKRLQEEEQKNPREVMDPREAAQAIFASMARAMQKYLRTTKQQPYHTMESILQHLEFCITHDMTPKAFLERYLAAGPTIQYHKERWLAKQWTLVSEEPVTNGLKDGIVFLLKRQDFSLVVSTKKVPFFKLSEEFVDPKSHKFVMRLQSETSV, from the exons ATGGACACCGAGTCCCAGTACTCGGGCTATTCTTACAAGTCGGGCCATTCCCGTAGCTCCCGAAAGCATAG GGACCGGCGGGACCGACACCGCTCTAAGAGCCGGGATGGGAGTCGTGGAGATAAATCGGTGACGATCCAGGCGCCAGGAGAGCCCCTGCTGGACAATGAGTCCACGAGGGGAGATGAGCGG GACGACAACTGGGGAGAAACAACAACCGTAGTCACAGGCACCTCTGAGCACAGCATCTCCCACGATGACCTCACCCGCATCGCCAAGGACATGGAGGACAGCGTCCCGCTGGATTGTTCGCGCCACTTGGGCGTGGCGGCAGGGGCCACTCTGGCGCTGCTCTCTTTCCTCACCCCACTGgctttcctgcttctgcctccactgCTGTGGCGGGAGGAGCTGGAGCCGTGTGGGACGGCTTGTGAGGGCCTCTTCATCTCCGTGGCCTTCAAGCTGCTCATCCTGCTGCTGGGCAGCTGGGCTCTGTTCTTCCGCCGGCCCAAGGCCTCGCTGCCCCGAGTCTTCGTGTTGCGCGCCTTGCTCATGGTGCTCGTCTTCCTGCTGGTTATCTCCTACTGGCTCTTCTATGGGGTGCGCATCTTGGATGCCCGGGAGCGCAGCTACCAGGGCGTGGTGCAGTTTGCCGTTTCGCTAGTGGATGCCCTGCTCTTCGTGCACTACCTGGCTGTCGTTCTGCTGGAGCTGCGccagctccagccccagttcACGCTCAAGGTCGTGCGATCGACAGATGGGGCCAGCCGCTTCTACAATGTTGGCCATCTCAG CATCCAGCGAGTGGCAGTGTGGATCCTGGAGAAGTATTACCATGACTTCCCTGTCTACAACCCCGCCCTCCTCAACCTGCCCAAGTCCGTCCTGGCCAAGAAAGTGTCTGGCTTCAAGGTGTATTCTCTCGGAGAGG AGAACAGCACCAATAACTCCACTGGCCAGTCAAGGGCTGTGATCGCGGCAGCGGCACGGAGACGGGACAACAGCCACAATGAGTATTACTATGAGGAGGCCGAGCATGAGCGCAGAGTGCGGAAGCGCAGGGCCAG GCTCGTGGTGGCGGTGGAGGAGGCCTTCACTCACATTAAGCGGCTgcaggaagaggagcagaagAACCCCAGGGAGGTGATGGATCCCCGGGAAGCAGCCCAGGCCATCTTTGCATCCATGGCCCGGGCCATGCAGAAGTACCTTCGGACTACCAAGCAGCAGCCTTACCATACCATGGAGAGCATCCTGCAGCACCTGGAGTTCTGCATCACTCACGACATGACACCCAAG GCCTTTCTGGAGCGATATTTGGCAGCTGGACCTACCATCCAGTACCACAAGGAACGTTGGCTGGCCAAACAGTGGACCTTGGTGAGCGAGGAGCCGGTGACCAATGGGCTTAAGGATGGCATCGTTTTCCTCTTAAAACGCCAGGACTTCAGCCTGGTGGTGAGCACCAAGAAGGTGCCGTTCTTCAAACTCTCTGAGGAATTTGTGGATCCTAAGTCACATAAGTTTGTCATGCGGCTGCAGTCGGAGACCTCCGTGTGA
- the LOC131925647 gene encoding large ribosomal subunit protein uL23-like, protein MIPGGCSSECTLWTGSVEITREPRPSYKEVPLSAKTAPKAKKEAPAPPKAKAEAKVRALKAEKAVLKGVHSHKKKKIRTSPTSRRPKTLRLRRQPKYPRKSLPRRNKLDHYAIIKFPLTTGSAMKKTEDNNTLVFTVDVKANKHQIKQAVKTLYDIDVAKVNTLIRADGEKKANVQLAPDYDVLDVANKIGII, encoded by the exons ATGATCCCTGGGGGCTGCTCATCAGAATGCACTCTGTGGACCGGCAGCGTGGAAATCACCCGGGAGCCT AGACCATCTTATAAAGAAGTCCCGCTTTCCGCCAAGACGGCGCCGAAAGCGAAGAAGGAAGCTCCTGCCCCTCCCAAAGCCAAAGCCGAAGCCAAAGTGAGGGCCTTGAAAGCGGAGAAGGCAGTGCTGAAAGGCGTCCACAGCCACAAAAAGAAGAAGATCCGCACATCACCCACGTCCCGGCGGCCCAAGACCCTGCGGCTCCGGAGGCAGCCTAAATATCCTCGAAAGAGCTTGCCCAGGAGAAACAAGCTCGACCACTATGCCATCATCAAATTCCCCCTGACCACTGGGTCAGccatgaagaagacagaagacaacaACACACTTGTGTTCACTGTGGATGTCAAGGCCAACAAGCACCAGATCAAACAGGCTGTGAAGACACTCTATGACATTGATGTGGCCAAAGTCAACACCCTCATAAGGGCTGATGGAGAGAAGAAGGCGAATGTTCAGTTGGCTCCTGACTATGATGTTCTGGATGTTGCCAACAAAATTGGGATCATCTAA
- the LOC131925491 gene encoding large ribosomal subunit protein bL27m-like, whose protein sequence is MASTVLVLRTRTAALLSPEAAPALAVRYASKKTGGSSKNLGGKSRGKHYGIKKMEGHYVHAGNILGTQHQFRWHPGAHVGLGKNKCLYALEEGIVRYTKEVYVPNPKNSEAVDLVTSLPKGAVLYKTLVHVVPAKPEGTFKLVAML, encoded by the coding sequence ATGGCGTCGACAGTTCTTGTGCTGAGGACAAGGACAGCAGCCCTGTTGAGTCCCGAGGCAGCTCCAGCTCTTGCCGTCAGATATGCATCCAAGAAGACAGGCGGCAGCTCGAAGAACCTTGGTGGGAAATCGCGAGGCAAACACTATGGCATCAAGAAAATGGAAGGTCACTATGTTCATGCTGGTAACATCCTTGGCACTCAGCATCAGTTTCGATGGCACCCAGGCGCCCATGTGGGACTTGGGAAGAACAAGTGCCTCTATGCCCTGGAGGAAGGGATAGTCCGCTACACGAAAGAGGTCTACGTGCCCAATCCCAAAAACTCGGAGGCTGTGGATCTGGTCACCAGTCTGCCCAAGGGTGCTGTGCTCTACAAGACGTTAGTCCATGTGGTTCCTGCCAAACCTGAGGGAACCTTCAAACTGGTAGCCATGCTTTGA